Proteins from a single region of Pseudomonas sp. 10S4:
- a CDS encoding LysR family transcriptional regulator, translated as MSHDLPPLNALRAFEATARLNSVSQAAEQLHVTHGAVSRQLKVLEEHLGVSLFVKDGRGLKLTDAGVRLRDASSDAFERLRTVCAELTQSTADAPFVLGCSGSLLARWFIPRLGRLNADLPDLRLHLSAGEGDLDPRRPGLDALLVFAEPPWPADMQVYELASERIGPVLSPRFAGYERLQQAPVSALLSEPLLHTTSRPQAWPSWAQQSGLDAKALKLGQGFEHLYYLLEAAVAGLGVAIAPEPLVAEDLKAGRLVAPWGFCETPAQLALWLPKRAADGRARQLAQWLKNELRQAD; from the coding sequence ATGAGCCATGACCTTCCTCCGCTGAACGCCCTTCGGGCCTTCGAAGCCACTGCCCGCCTGAACAGCGTCAGTCAGGCTGCCGAACAGCTACACGTCACTCATGGTGCGGTTAGCCGACAACTCAAGGTGCTGGAAGAACACCTCGGCGTTAGTCTGTTCGTCAAGGACGGGCGTGGCCTTAAACTCACAGATGCCGGCGTTCGTTTGCGCGATGCCAGCAGCGACGCGTTTGAGCGATTGCGCACCGTTTGTGCCGAATTGACCCAAAGCACCGCCGACGCGCCCTTCGTGCTCGGCTGCTCCGGCAGCTTGCTCGCACGCTGGTTCATTCCGCGCCTTGGACGCTTGAATGCGGATCTGCCGGACCTGCGCCTGCACCTGTCAGCCGGGGAAGGCGATCTCGACCCACGGCGGCCTGGACTGGACGCTTTGCTGGTGTTCGCCGAGCCACCCTGGCCGGCGGACATGCAAGTCTATGAACTGGCCAGCGAACGCATCGGCCCGGTCCTGAGCCCACGCTTCGCCGGCTACGAACGGCTGCAACAGGCGCCGGTCAGCGCGCTGCTGAGCGAGCCGCTGCTGCACACCACATCGCGTCCTCAGGCGTGGCCGAGCTGGGCACAGCAAAGCGGCCTCGACGCCAAGGCGTTGAAGTTGGGGCAGGGTTTCGAGCATTTGTATTATTTGCTGGAAGCCGCGGTGGCGGGGTTGGGTGTGGCGATTGCCCCTGAGCCGCTGGTGGCCGAGGACTTGAAAGCAGGTCGCCTGGTTGCGCCGTGGGGTTTCTGTGAAACCCCGGCGCAACTGGCGTTGTGGCTACCCAAGCGTGCCGCGGATGGCCGCGCTCGGCAGTTGGCGCAGTGGCTCAAAAACGAGCTGCGCCAAGCGGATTAG
- a CDS encoding DUF4105 domain-containing protein: MRSLSAWLLAGMVLLLGNTAQASLQLRLKTDGLSPAQVQASQALLDEAMQALPPRFVEQLDRRIDVGWTDEMPDNAYGEASLVSELDLNRNLLDSLTDGSAATKKTYRPHGTVRREMLATVLHELTHIYDRARLWPSAQRTLIQRCSQRNSSSGLVGIPDQCRGQTARRFTLSDDPRLLDLAGWPQYVGRRGEREQHNRQIVRSPDIYETTNPKEFVAVNMEYFLLDPSYACRRPALYRYYKEHFGWAPAAKDTCAKSFAFLNAGNDFAKTPLGQVDPERVYAVDYLLAEANQNWVSRWGHSMLRLVICAPGRPRGPDCRLDLDQHLVLSYRAFVGDVQLSSWDGLVGKYPSRLFVLPLAQVIDEYTKTEMRSLASVPLNLSRTEIEEVVEHAAEMHWSYDGNYFFLSNNCAVESLKLLRSGSNNAQLTGLDSIMPNGLLEVLKGRGLADTSVLDDPREALRLGYRFDSFRDRYQAMFEVLKKHLPIKQTTVEDWLALSAEERRQWIDQADLRTSAALLLLEQASFRRQLQLAQDEVKQRYLGARELKNGGMDKANATLQQILANSGFLSRPAELLGTGGYGLPQPSESKRLESESSLRQKQLQSLTGDLDKEVRALLEPSRAAEIAANEANLKQIGEHLRALHKAAGGLELP, from the coding sequence GTGAGGTCGCTCAGCGCCTGGCTGCTGGCCGGGATGGTGTTGCTGCTTGGCAACACCGCACAGGCCAGCTTGCAATTACGGCTCAAGACCGACGGTCTGAGTCCCGCGCAAGTGCAGGCCAGCCAGGCGCTGCTCGATGAGGCCATGCAGGCATTGCCGCCGCGCTTCGTCGAGCAACTGGATCGGCGCATCGATGTTGGCTGGACCGACGAAATGCCCGACAACGCCTACGGCGAGGCGTCGCTGGTGTCCGAGCTCGATCTGAATCGCAATCTGCTCGACAGCCTCACCGACGGCAGCGCCGCGACGAAAAAGACCTACCGCCCCCACGGCACCGTGCGCCGGGAAATGCTCGCTACGGTCTTGCACGAACTCACCCATATTTACGACCGCGCGCGCCTGTGGCCATCTGCCCAGCGCACGCTGATCCAGCGTTGCAGCCAGCGCAATAGCAGCTCTGGTCTGGTCGGCATTCCCGATCAATGCCGCGGCCAGACGGCGCGACGTTTTACCCTCAGTGACGACCCGCGCCTGCTGGATCTGGCCGGCTGGCCGCAATACGTCGGCCGACGTGGCGAACGCGAGCAGCACAACCGGCAAATCGTTCGCAGCCCGGATATCTACGAGACGACCAATCCCAAGGAGTTCGTGGCGGTCAACATGGAGTACTTCCTCCTGGACCCGAGCTATGCCTGCCGACGTCCTGCGCTTTACCGCTACTACAAAGAACATTTCGGCTGGGCGCCGGCCGCCAAAGACACTTGCGCCAAATCCTTCGCCTTCCTCAATGCCGGTAACGACTTCGCCAAGACACCATTGGGCCAGGTCGACCCGGAACGGGTTTATGCCGTGGACTATCTGCTGGCCGAAGCCAACCAGAACTGGGTCAGCCGTTGGGGCCACAGCATGTTGCGCCTGGTGATCTGTGCGCCGGGCCGACCACGCGGACCGGATTGCCGGCTGGACCTGGATCAGCACCTGGTGCTGTCCTACCGCGCCTTCGTCGGTGACGTACAGTTGTCGAGTTGGGATGGGCTGGTGGGTAAATATCCGTCACGCCTGTTTGTCTTGCCCCTGGCCCAAGTGATCGACGAATACACCAAGACCGAAATGCGCAGCCTGGCTTCGGTGCCGCTGAATCTCTCTCGCACCGAAATCGAAGAAGTGGTGGAACACGCCGCAGAGATGCACTGGAGCTACGACGGCAACTACTTCTTCCTGTCCAATAATTGCGCGGTTGAAAGCCTGAAACTGCTGCGCAGCGGCAGCAACAACGCGCAACTGACCGGACTGGACAGCATCATGCCCAACGGCTTGCTGGAAGTGCTCAAGGGCCGCGGATTGGCGGACACCAGCGTGCTGGACGACCCTCGCGAAGCTTTACGCCTGGGTTATCGCTTCGACTCCTTCCGCGATCGCTATCAAGCCATGTTCGAAGTGCTGAAGAAGCACTTGCCGATCAAGCAGACCACTGTCGAAGACTGGCTGGCATTGAGCGCCGAAGAGCGCCGGCAATGGATCGATCAGGCTGACTTGCGCACCAGCGCGGCATTGCTGTTGTTGGAACAGGCCAGTTTCCGTCGGCAGCTACAGTTGGCCCAGGATGAGGTGAAGCAGCGCTACTTGGGCGCTCGAGAACTGAAAAACGGCGGCATGGACAAGGCCAACGCGACCTTGCAACAGATTCTCGCCAACAGCGGCTTCCTCAGCCGTCCCGCCGAATTGCTCGGCACCGGTGGTTATGGTTTGCCACAGCCGAGCGAGTCGAAGCGATTGGAATCGGAAAGCAGCCTGCGCCAGAAGCAACTGCAATCGCTGACCGGGGATCTGGATAAAGAAGTGAGAGCGCTGCTGGAACCGAGTCGTGCGGCGGAGATTGCGGCTAATGAAGCCAACCTTAAACAGATTGGCGAACATTTGAGAGCTTTGCACAAGGCAGCGGGTGGATTGGAGTTGCCCTGA
- a CDS encoding HAD family hydrolase — MHYQTVLFDLDGTLTDPREGITRSIQFALAKLGIDEPDLTKLEHFIGPPLLQAFMQFYEFDEPKAWEAVNFYRERFKVTGLYENRVFDGVTPLLETLSGQGRQLYIATSKPWVFAREIARHFDFAKHFKVIYGSELDGTRTNKVELIAHLIAEEGLDPANTLMIGDRKHDLIGARSNGLDAAAVGYGFGSHEELSAEAPAYHFETLEEMHQAFLRG, encoded by the coding sequence ATGCATTACCAAACTGTTTTGTTCGACCTCGATGGCACTTTGACCGACCCGCGTGAGGGGATTACCCGCTCGATCCAGTTCGCCCTGGCCAAACTGGGTATCGACGAGCCCGACCTGACCAAGCTCGAACATTTCATCGGCCCGCCGCTGTTGCAGGCGTTCATGCAGTTTTACGAGTTCGACGAGCCCAAGGCCTGGGAAGCGGTGAATTTCTATCGCGAGCGTTTCAAAGTCACCGGCCTGTATGAGAACCGCGTGTTCGACGGTGTCACACCGCTATTGGAAACCTTGAGCGGGCAAGGTCGACAGCTGTACATCGCTACCTCCAAGCCCTGGGTGTTCGCCCGGGAAATCGCCCGGCACTTCGACTTCGCCAAGCACTTCAAAGTGATTTACGGCAGTGAGCTGGATGGCACCCGGACCAACAAAGTCGAACTGATCGCCCATTTGATCGCCGAAGAAGGCCTCGACCCGGCCAACACCCTGATGATCGGCGACCGCAAACACGACTTGATCGGCGCGCGCAGCAACGGGCTTGATGCGGCGGCGGTGGGTTATGGTTTTGGCAGCCACGAAGAGCTGAGCGCCGAAGCACCGGCGTATCACTTTGAAACGCTGGAGGAGATGCATCAGGCGTTTCTGCGAGGCTGA
- a CDS encoding OsmC family protein — MAITKKASAHWAGDLKTGIGSISTETGVLREAPYGFKARFEGGKGTNPEELIGAAHAGCFSMAFSMILGDAGLKADSIDTNAEVTLDQVEGGFAITAVKLILKAKIPGATQAQFEELSNKAKEGCPVSKVLNAKISLEASLVS, encoded by the coding sequence ATGGCTATCACGAAGAAAGCATCGGCTCATTGGGCAGGCGATCTGAAAACCGGCATCGGTTCGATTTCCACGGAAACCGGCGTACTCAGAGAAGCGCCCTACGGCTTCAAGGCCCGTTTCGAGGGCGGCAAAGGCACCAATCCGGAAGAGCTGATCGGCGCGGCCCACGCAGGCTGCTTCTCCATGGCGTTTTCGATGATTCTCGGCGACGCCGGCCTAAAGGCTGACAGCATTGATACCAACGCTGAGGTCACCCTGGACCAGGTGGAGGGCGGATTTGCGATCACGGCGGTGAAACTGATCCTCAAGGCGAAAATCCCTGGGGCAACTCAGGCACAGTTCGAGGAACTGAGTAACAAGGCCAAAGAAGGTTGCCCGGTATCCAAAGTGCTGAATGCGAAAATCAGCCTGGAGGCATCGTTGGTTAGCTGA
- a CDS encoding DUF883 family protein: MANTSLRKASLQSMEAEIESLLKSLENLKDDASDESRKTLKALKSNAESALKHSRHLLADAYEEVKVKTRETGIATRDYAQEHPWTTAGVAVGALGLLAAYLLCKRGD, translated from the coding sequence ATGGCCAATACCTCTTTACGTAAAGCCTCATTGCAAAGCATGGAAGCCGAGATCGAGAGTCTTCTCAAATCGCTGGAAAACCTTAAGGACGACGCCTCGGACGAGTCGCGTAAAACCCTCAAGGCCCTGAAAAGCAACGCCGAGAGCGCGCTGAAACATTCTCGCCACCTGCTCGCCGATGCCTATGAAGAAGTGAAAGTGAAAACCCGCGAAACCGGGATCGCCACCCGGGACTACGCCCAGGAACACCCTTGGACTACAGCGGGTGTCGCTGTCGGTGCACTCGGTCTACTCGCGGCTTATCTGTTGTGCAAACGCGGCGACTAA
- a CDS encoding DUF1161 domain-containing protein gives MKKFILAVGLLSIAGTALAGGKSCEDLKGEIAAKLDAKHVSGYSLEIVDKGAAAGGKVVGKCEAGSKVIVYKK, from the coding sequence ATGAAGAAGTTTATTTTGGCGGTAGGTTTATTGAGCATCGCGGGAACAGCCCTTGCTGGCGGTAAGTCGTGCGAAGACCTGAAAGGCGAAATCGCAGCGAAACTTGATGCCAAGCATGTCTCGGGCTATTCGCTGGAGATTGTCGACAAAGGCGCTGCCGCTGGCGGGAAAGTCGTCGGCAAGTGCGAAGCCGGCAGTAAAGTGATCGTCTACAAAAAGTAG
- a CDS encoding anti-virulence regulator CigR family protein: MKMPKRLIASLGVLMLSATPLLHASADQRDDHDHGGPEQGQYDNHGDNRGNDHRGPEDNHRGGPPPHDFGPVRQTIHDNHGYFVRGAPPPPGIRLERGRPLPHGYYGERLDQRALGRLPQYEGYEWRRAGGDIVLIAVGTGIVYEILDNVLN, from the coding sequence ATGAAAATGCCGAAACGGTTGATAGCCAGCCTGGGCGTACTGATGCTGAGTGCGACCCCGTTGCTGCACGCCAGCGCCGATCAGCGCGACGATCACGACCACGGCGGCCCGGAGCAGGGCCAATACGATAACCATGGTGACAACCGTGGCAATGATCACCGCGGCCCGGAGGACAACCATCGTGGCGGTCCTCCACCACATGATTTTGGCCCGGTGCGTCAGACCATTCACGACAATCACGGATACTTTGTGCGTGGTGCGCCGCCACCGCCAGGCATCCGTCTGGAACGTGGCCGGCCGTTGCCTCACGGTTATTACGGCGAACGCCTGGATCAGCGTGCGCTGGGTCGGTTGCCGCAATACGAGGGTTACGAATGGCGCCGCGCGGGCGGCGACATTGTGCTGATCGCCGTAGGAACCGGGATCGTTTATGAAATTCTGGATAACGTGTTGAATTAA
- a CDS encoding aminopeptidase, whose protein sequence is MIRPLPSLGLLDRVLRVLFPGVLFLLLNGCASVSYYGQLASGQLQLLQAREPVAEVIADPQRDPQLRAHLAQSQKARVFASQHLHLPDNQSYRLYADIGRPYVVWNVFATPEFSLTPQNHCFPIAGCVAYRGYYSQSAARGEAAMQRLNGMDVSIGGVEAYSTLGWFNDPILSSMMSWGDERLATLIFHELGHQRFYVKDDTEFNESFATFVEQEGTRQWRASRGLAPDTGAQMQQRDQFTQLVLDSRARLERLYAQPLPAEQMRQRKAAEFERLRRDYRTMRDNVWAGDKRYDAWINAPMNNAKLLPFGLYDQWVPAFAALFRQEGGDWVKFYAAVESLGGLPSKQRKAALQTLAGK, encoded by the coding sequence TTGATCAGGCCGCTTCCAAGCCTTGGGTTACTTGATCGCGTTTTGCGCGTTTTGTTTCCGGGCGTGTTGTTTTTGTTGCTCAACGGTTGCGCCAGCGTCAGCTACTACGGTCAATTAGCCAGTGGTCAGCTGCAATTGCTGCAGGCCCGGGAGCCGGTTGCCGAGGTGATTGCCGACCCACAGCGCGATCCACAATTGCGTGCACATCTGGCCCAATCACAAAAGGCTAGGGTGTTCGCCAGCCAGCATCTGCACCTGCCGGATAACCAGAGCTATCGCCTGTACGCCGACATTGGTCGGCCGTATGTGGTCTGGAATGTCTTCGCCACGCCGGAATTTTCCCTGACGCCGCAGAACCATTGCTTCCCCATCGCCGGCTGCGTCGCTTACCGCGGTTACTACAGCCAGAGCGCGGCCCGGGGTGAAGCGGCCATGCAACGACTCAACGGCATGGACGTGTCGATCGGCGGGGTCGAGGCCTACTCGACCCTGGGCTGGTTCAATGACCCGATCCTCAGCTCGATGATGAGTTGGGGCGATGAACGGTTGGCCACGCTGATCTTTCATGAGCTGGGCCATCAGCGGTTTTATGTGAAGGACGACACTGAGTTCAACGAGTCTTTCGCCACGTTTGTCGAGCAGGAAGGCACCCGCCAATGGCGCGCCAGCCGTGGACTCGCCCCAGACACCGGCGCGCAGATGCAGCAACGTGATCAGTTCACTCAACTGGTTCTGGACAGTCGCGCTCGACTTGAACGGCTGTACGCCCAGCCCTTGCCCGCCGAGCAGATGCGCCAACGCAAAGCCGCCGAGTTCGAACGGCTGCGTCGCGACTATCGGACGATGCGTGACAACGTATGGGCCGGGGATAAACGCTACGACGCCTGGATCAATGCGCCGATGAACAATGCCAAGTTGCTGCCGTTTGGTTTGTACGACCAATGGGTGCCGGCGTTTGCGGCGCTGTTCAGGCAGGAGGGTGGGGATTGGGTGAAGTTTTATGCGGCCGTGGAGAGCCTGGGTGGGTTGCCGAGCAAGCAACGTAAAGCTGCGCTGCAAACGTTGGCCGGCAAATAA
- the prlC gene encoding oligopeptidase A, whose product MFLPAKVPTVSVNNPLLQSYDLPPFSAIRAEHVQPAIEQILADNRAAIIEILKTQGKQPTWAGLVLAMDELNDRLGAAWSPVSHLNAVCNSAELREAYESCLPALSAYSTEMGQNRELFQAFEALANSPEAAGFDVAQKTILEHSLRDFRLSGIDLPEAEQKRYAEVQSKLSELGSRFSNQLLDATQAWTKHVTDEATLAGLTDSAKAQMAAAAQAKGLDGWLISLEFPSYYAVMTYARDRALREEVYAAYCTRASDQGPNAGQNDNGPVMVEILDLRQELAKLLGFASFSELSLATKMAESSDQVLSFLRDLAKRSKPFAAQDLEQLKAYAAEQGCPDLQSWDSGFYGEKLREQRYSVAQEALRAYFPIDKVLGGLFAIVQRLYGIEIAEQKGFDTWHPDVRLFEIKENGQHVGRFFFDLYARANKRGGAWMDGARDRRRTAEGVLQSPVANLVCNFTPADSGKPALLTHDEVTTLFHEFGHGLHHLLTRVEHAGVSGINGVAWDAVELPSQFMENWCWEPEGLALISGHYETGEPLPQDLLGKMLAAKNFQSGLMMVRQLEFSLFDFELHATHGDGRSVLQVLEGVRDEVSVMRPPAYNRFPNSFAHIFAGGYAAGYYSYKWAEVLSADAFSKFEEDGVLNAETGRAFREAILARGGSQEPMVLFVDFRGRAPSIDALLRHSGLSEDAAA is encoded by the coding sequence ATGTTTCTTCCAGCCAAGGTGCCAACCGTGAGCGTGAACAACCCTCTTTTGCAGTCCTACGACCTGCCGCCGTTCTCGGCGATTCGTGCCGAACACGTGCAACCGGCCATTGAACAGATCCTGGCTGACAACCGCGCCGCCATTATCGAGATCCTCAAAACCCAGGGCAAACAACCGACCTGGGCCGGCCTGGTACTGGCAATGGACGAACTCAATGATCGCCTGGGCGCCGCCTGGAGCCCGGTCAGCCACCTGAATGCCGTATGCAACAGCGCCGAACTGCGCGAAGCCTACGAGTCCTGCCTGCCGGCCCTGAGCGCCTACTCCACCGAGATGGGCCAGAACCGCGAACTGTTCCAGGCATTCGAAGCCCTGGCCAACAGCCCCGAAGCCGCCGGTTTCGACGTCGCGCAAAAAACCATTCTGGAACACTCACTGCGTGACTTCCGTCTGTCGGGTATCGACCTGCCGGAAGCTGAGCAGAAGCGATACGCCGAAGTGCAAAGCAAACTGTCCGAGCTGGGCAGCCGCTTCTCCAACCAGTTGCTCGACGCCACTCAGGCCTGGACCAAGCACGTTACCGATGAAGCCACCCTCGCCGGCCTGACCGATTCGGCCAAGGCGCAAATGGCGGCCGCTGCACAGGCCAAAGGCCTGGACGGTTGGTTGATCAGCCTGGAATTCCCGAGCTACTACGCGGTGATGACCTACGCCCGCGACCGCGCCCTGCGCGAAGAAGTCTACGCCGCCTACTGCACCCGTGCGTCGGACCAAGGCCCGAATGCCGGTCAGAACGATAACGGCCCGGTGATGGTAGAAATTCTCGACCTGCGTCAGGAGCTGGCCAAGCTACTGGGTTTCGCCAGCTTCTCGGAGCTGAGTCTGGCGACCAAAATGGCTGAATCCAGCGATCAGGTACTCAGTTTCCTACGTGACCTGGCCAAGCGCAGCAAACCGTTCGCGGCTCAGGACCTGGAACAACTCAAGGCCTACGCCGCCGAACAGGGCTGCCCGGATCTGCAAAGCTGGGACAGTGGTTTCTACGGTGAAAAACTTCGCGAGCAGCGCTACAGCGTCGCGCAAGAAGCCCTTCGCGCCTACTTCCCGATCGACAAAGTGCTCGGCGGCTTGTTCGCTATCGTTCAGCGCCTGTACGGCATCGAAATCGCCGAGCAGAAAGGCTTCGACACTTGGCACCCGGATGTTCGCCTGTTCGAAATCAAGGAAAACGGCCAACACGTCGGCCGCTTCTTCTTCGACCTCTACGCCCGCGCCAACAAACGCGGCGGGGCCTGGATGGACGGCGCTCGTGACCGTCGCCGCACCGCTGAAGGCGTGCTGCAAAGCCCGGTGGCGAACCTGGTGTGCAACTTCACTCCGGCCGACAGCGGCAAGCCTGCGTTGCTGACCCACGATGAAGTCACCACCCTGTTCCACGAATTTGGCCATGGTTTGCATCACCTGCTGACCCGCGTCGAACATGCTGGCGTGTCCGGCATCAACGGCGTGGCCTGGGATGCGGTCGAACTGCCAAGTCAGTTCATGGAAAACTGGTGCTGGGAGCCCGAAGGCCTGGCGCTGATCTCCGGTCACTACGAAACCGGCGAACCGCTGCCTCAGGACCTGCTGGGAAAAATGCTCGCGGCGAAAAACTTCCAGTCCGGCCTGATGATGGTCCGCCAACTCGAGTTCTCGTTGTTCGACTTCGAACTGCACGCCACCCATGGCGACGGCCGCAGCGTGCTGCAAGTGCTCGAAGGCGTGCGCGACGAGGTTTCGGTCATGCGTCCGCCGGCCTACAACCGCTTCCCGAACAGCTTCGCGCATATCTTCGCCGGCGGTTACGCGGCGGGTTACTACAGCTACAAATGGGCTGAAGTGCTGTCCGCCGATGCTTTCTCGAAGTTCGAAGAAGACGGCGTGCTCAATGCCGAGACCGGCCGCGCCTTCCGTGAAGCGATCCTCGCTCGCGGCGGTTCTCAGGAACCGATGGTGCTGTTCGTCGACTTCCGTGGCCGGGCGCCATCGATTGACGCACTCTTGCGCCACAGCGGCCTGAGTGAGGACGCAGCAGCATGA
- a CDS encoding dodecin: MTDHHTYKKVELVGSSPTSIEDAINNALAEASKSLKHLEWFEVTETRGHIKDGKAAHFQVTLKVGFRIASS; the protein is encoded by the coding sequence ATGACTGACCATCACACCTACAAGAAAGTCGAGCTGGTCGGCTCGTCCCCTACCAGCATCGAAGACGCCATCAACAATGCGCTGGCCGAAGCCAGCAAAAGCCTCAAGCATCTGGAATGGTTTGAAGTGACCGAAACCCGCGGCCACATCAAGGACGGCAAGGCTGCCCACTTCCAGGTGACACTGAAAGTCGGGTTCAGGATTGCCAGTAGCTGA
- a CDS encoding gamma carbonic anhydrase family protein, whose product MTLRKYLNHTPLLGKGAFVDGSAVVIGDVEIGEDSSVWPLTVIRGDMHRIRIGARTSVQDGCVLHITHAGPFNPDGFPCLIGDDVTIAHKVMLHGCSVGNRVLIGMGSIVMDGAVVEDDVIIGAGSLVPPGKRLESGFLYVGSPVKQIRPLTDKEKAFFTYSAANYVKLKDLHLAEGYDQL is encoded by the coding sequence GTGACCCTTCGCAAGTATCTGAACCACACGCCGCTACTGGGCAAAGGCGCTTTTGTCGACGGCTCGGCGGTGGTAATCGGCGACGTCGAAATCGGCGAAGACAGCTCCGTCTGGCCGCTGACGGTGATCCGCGGCGACATGCACCGCATCCGCATCGGTGCGCGCACCAGCGTTCAGGACGGCTGCGTGCTGCACATCACCCACGCAGGGCCGTTCAATCCCGATGGCTTTCCCTGCTTGATCGGGGACGACGTGACCATCGCTCACAAAGTCATGCTCCACGGCTGCTCGGTGGGTAACCGGGTTCTGATCGGCATGGGCAGCATCGTCATGGACGGCGCGGTGGTGGAGGACGATGTGATCATCGGCGCCGGCAGCCTGGTGCCACCGGGCAAGCGCCTGGAAAGCGGTTTTCTGTATGTCGGCAGCCCGGTGAAACAGATCCGGCCGCTGACTGACAAGGAAAAAGCCTTTTTCACCTACAGCGCGGCGAACTACGTGAAGCTCAAGGACCTGCATCTGGCCGAAGGCTACGACCAGCTCTAA
- a CDS encoding YheV family putative zinc ribbon protein translates to MSEGPVITKKRFIAGAVCPACSEPDKLMMWNEDEVPHRECVACGYSDTLNEQGLSVPKELGTRVNVSALKVPDAKVQAVQFFPNPKLKKKPDEQF, encoded by the coding sequence ATGAGCGAGGGGCCTGTGATCACAAAAAAACGCTTTATCGCCGGGGCAGTTTGCCCGGCCTGCAGCGAGCCGGACAAATTGATGATGTGGAACGAAGACGAGGTCCCGCACCGTGAGTGCGTGGCCTGCGGTTACTCCGACACGCTCAATGAGCAAGGTCTGTCAGTGCCCAAGGAATTGGGCACGCGGGTCAACGTTTCGGCGCTGAAAGTGCCGGACGCCAAGGTTCAGGCGGTGCAATTCTTCCCGAACCCGAAGCTGAAGAAAAAGCCTGACGAGCAATTCTGA
- the trpA gene encoding tryptophan synthase subunit alpha yields MSRLQTRFAELKEQNRAALVTFVTAGDPSYDTSLAILKGLPGAGADVIELGMPFTDPMADGPAIQLANIRALGAKQNLAKTLQMVREFREGNTETPLVLMGYFNPIHMYGVPRFIADAKEAGVDGLIVVDLPPEHNGELCDPAQAAGLDFIRLTTPTTDDVRLPTVLNGSSGFVYYVSVAGVTGAGAATLEHVEEAVARLRRHTDLPISIGFGIRTPEQAAAIARLADGVVVGSALINHIANASTPDQAIDGVLSLCAALAEGVRKARVS; encoded by the coding sequence ATGAGCCGCCTGCAAACGCGTTTTGCCGAACTCAAGGAACAGAATCGCGCCGCTCTGGTGACCTTCGTCACCGCTGGCGACCCGAGCTATGACACCTCGCTGGCGATCCTCAAAGGCTTGCCGGGTGCTGGCGCCGACGTGATCGAATTGGGCATGCCCTTCACCGACCCGATGGCCGACGGCCCGGCGATCCAGCTGGCGAACATCCGCGCTTTGGGCGCCAAACAGAACCTGGCGAAAACCCTGCAGATGGTTCGCGAGTTCCGCGAAGGCAACACCGAGACGCCGTTGGTGTTGATGGGTTACTTCAACCCGATCCACATGTACGGCGTGCCGCGCTTCATCGCGGACGCTAAAGAGGCCGGCGTTGACGGTCTGATCGTGGTTGACCTGCCGCCGGAACATAACGGCGAACTGTGCGACCCGGCTCAGGCTGCGGGTCTGGACTTCATTCGTCTGACCACGCCGACCACCGACGATGTGCGCCTGCCGACCGTTCTGAACGGCAGCTCCGGCTTCGTTTATTACGTGTCGGTTGCCGGTGTGACGGGCGCGGGTGCGGCAACGCTGGAACACGTCGAAGAAGCAGTTGCTCGTTTGCGTCGTCACACCGACCTGCCGATCAGCATCGGTTTCGGTATCCGTACACCGGAGCAAGCGGCGGCTATCGCTCGTCTGGCGGACGGCGTGGTGGTGGGTTCGGCATTGATCAATCACATCGCGAATGCGTCGACACCGGATCAGGCGATCGACGGTGTATTGAGTCTTTGCGCAGCGTTGGCCGAGGGCGTGCGCAAAGCACGGGTCAGCTGA
- a CDS encoding DUF1161 domain-containing protein, translated as MKRFVLAVICGALATSALAATKDCEELKKEIEIKIQAKAIPSYTLEIVTKKEADKHDAAMVVGSCENGTKKIIYQKNDR; from the coding sequence ATGAAACGTTTTGTCTTGGCCGTTATTTGCGGTGCATTGGCGACTTCGGCCCTGGCCGCGACCAAAGACTGCGAAGAGCTTAAGAAGGAAATTGAAATAAAAATCCAGGCTAAAGCCATACCCTCCTACACCCTGGAAATAGTCACGAAAAAAGAAGCCGACAAGCACGATGCCGCAATGGTCGTTGGCTCCTGTGAAAACGGCACGAAGAAGATCATCTACCAAAAAAACGATCGTTGA